In Brevibacillus marinus, the genomic window ATCTCCTCTTCGGCCTGGTAGGAGAGAGAAAATCTGTCCGCCAGGTAGGCGGCGATCTCCCGGCGCAGTTCCAACAGGCCGGCGTTGGAGGTGTAGGCCGTATAGCCGCGTTCCAGTACGGAAATGCCGGCTTCCCGCACCCGCCAGGGCGTCACGAAATCGGGTTCGCCGACGCCCAGTGAAATGACGCCTTCCATCGACGAGGCCAAATCAAAAAAGCGGCGTATGCCCGACGGACGAATCGCACGTACGGTCTGAGCCAGACGGCTGCGCGTCGATACTTGCTCCCTCATGGGCTGACCACCATCCTGTGGTCGTCATCCCGCTCGTCCAGCAGAATCCCGTCGTGCTTGTACCGTTTCAGGATAAAATGGGTGGCCGTCGAAATCACCGAATCGAGGGTCGCCAGCTTCTGCGAGACAAAACTGGCCACCTCCCGCATCGTCTTGCCTTCGAGGACGACAGATAGGTCATAGCCTGCGCCGGACATCAAATAGACGGCCTTCACTTCCGGGAAGCGGCCGATCCGCTCTGCCACTTCATCAAACCCGACGTCCCGCTTCGGGGTTACTTTCACGTCGATCATCGCCGTCACGTATGGATTTTCCTCGATACGTTCCCAGTTGATCAGCGCGGGAAACTTGACGATCACCTTTTCGTCAAGCAAGACCTGGATTTCCCGCTCCACCTCTTCGGCTGTCGTATTCAGCAATTTAGCCAGCCGCGAGCTGTCCAGACGGCTGTCTTCTTCCAACAACCGCAGCAGTTCGATCCGCTGTTGCTTGTTCATGCTCCGCTCCAACCCTTCTTTGGCTTGAATGTAAAGATCTTAAGGTCTTTGCAGGCTGCAGCAAAGGTTTCGTTCGGGACTTTTTCCTTCGCTCCCATGACAAAAGCGGTGGAGTAAAAGAGAAACAGCTTCGCTCAAAGCGCTGACAGTGCCTGCAAAGAAGCTGGTATGACGTCTTTCGCTCACAAAAGCGGTACGGCGGCCAAAAGCCCTCAAGGGGCGCATGTATTTCAGGGAAGCAGTTGGCCGCCAAGCGTGTACCGCTTTTGATCGCTCCGACTCAGTTGGCACTGCCAAGGCTTTTCGCGAACCCTGCTTTCCTTTGCTCTCCAACGTTCTCTTGTACTCGGGGCAAAAGGAAGCACTTGTCCCAAACCATTCCTTTGTTCTTCAAGCTTAAAGATCTTAAGATCTTTGCTGTGTGTTACCGCATTTCTCATAATAATAGCACAGCGGCGGGAGAGCACAAGGTGCCGGAAAAGGAAAAAAGATTTGAACGAAAAAACCGCCAGGCGCATGTCCTGACGGTTGCGGGCTGCCGACAAAGAGTGAGGCGTGAGAAGGACGTCCTTTTTCCCTCCCTCACTCCGTTGCGGCCGCGCTCAGGCGAGATTGACGGAAAGGTTGATGCGGTCAGCGGGCCGGGGCTGCGCTTCCGCTTCCTCCGCGGCAGGCACCTGCTGCGGTTCCGTGCGCCGCTCAATCTCCGCCCCCAGCTCCCGCAGCTTTCCGGCAAAATTCACATAACCGCGATCCAGATGCTCCAGACCGATCACTTCCGTCTCTCCTTCGGCGATCAGGCCGGCCAGCACCAGCGCCGCTCCCGCCCGCAGGTCGGTGGCGCACACTCTGCAGCCCGCCAGCTTGACGCCGCCTTCCACAATCGCGCTTCTGCCTTCGATCTTGATGTTGGCGTTCATCCGGCGAAACTCTTCCACATGCATGAACCGGTTCTCAAAAACCGTCTCCGTGACAATGCTTGTCCCTTCTGAAGCCAACAGCAGCGCCATCATTTGCGCCTGCATGTCGGTGGGAAAGCCGGGGTACGGCAGTGTTTTCACGTCCACCGCCCGCAGCGGGCCGACGCGCCGCACGCGCACGCCGTTTTCCTGCTCCTCCACGTCGACGCCCATCTCCCGCAGTTTGGCGGTGATCGGCTTCAGGTGGTCGCAAATCGCTCCCTCGACAAATACATCGCCGCCGGAAATCGCCGCTGCGACCATAAATGTCCCCGCTTCGATCCGGTCGGGGATGACCGCATGGGTGCAGCCGCCCAGCCGCTCGACACCTTCAATGCGGATCGAGCCGGTTCCGGCACCGCGGATTTTCGCCCCCATCCCGTTGAGGAAGTTGGCCAGATCGACAATCTCCGGTTCCTCCGCAGCGTTCTCAATCACGGTGGTTCCCTCGGCAATCGCGGCGGCCATCATGATGTTTTCCGTCGCGCCGACGCTGGCCACATCGAGATAGATCTTGGCTCCTTTCAGCCGGCCGTCCACGGATGCGTCGATAAACCCCTGGCCAATCTCGATTTTGGCACCCATCGCTTCA contains:
- the murA gene encoding UDP-N-acetylglucosamine 1-carboxyvinyltransferase, with product MDKIVVRGGKALAGKVKVSGAKNAVLPIMAASVLAEEGTCMIHEVPALDDVHTMCELLKTLQISLTYEDETLTINAANLAGCEAPYDLVRKMRASFLVMGPLLARLGRARIALPGGCAIGTRPIDQHLKGFEAMGAKIEIGQGFIDASVDGRLKGAKIYLDVASVGATENIMMAAAIAEGTTVIENAAEEPEIVDLANFLNGMGAKIRGAGTGSIRIEGVERLGGCTHAVIPDRIEAGTFMVAAAISGGDVFVEGAICDHLKPITAKLREMGVDVEEQENGVRVRRVGPLRAVDVKTLPYPGFPTDMQAQMMALLLASEGTSIVTETVFENRFMHVEEFRRMNANIKIEGRSAIVEGGVKLAGCRVCATDLRAGAALVLAGLIAEGETEVIGLEHLDRGYVNFAGKLRELGAEIERRTEPQQVPAAEEAEAQPRPADRINLSVNLA
- a CDS encoding Lrp/AsnC family transcriptional regulator; translation: MNKQQRIELLRLLEEDSRLDSSRLAKLLNTTAEEVEREIQVLLDEKVIVKFPALINWERIEENPYVTAMIDVKVTPKRDVGFDEVAERIGRFPEVKAVYLMSGAGYDLSVVLEGKTMREVASFVSQKLATLDSVISTATHFILKRYKHDGILLDERDDDHRMVVSP